Proteins from a genomic interval of Tenacibaculum sp. SZ-18:
- a CDS encoding LytR/AlgR family response regulator transcription factor, which yields MKNLRLLLLEDLDEEAKEIVSFLEENEYEVIRVRNISEAEKEIKNRFFDLVILDIMIDGKPEGITFAQRINKEGVDVPFLFLTSMQSRALFEEAKLTNPLVYLLKPFNKLELLYTLELAIESCYDQNNSISYDDENAVLSPKFLFIKHKRSVVKVDVDSIDYVDVKEKYCNLQCGESRYLVKLSLVRLKEILNNDNFRQVHRNYLVNMKSIKEIYLEDNLIILNNLEKIPFSERYKNAFVRDNTIFR from the coding sequence ATGAAAAACCTTCGATTACTTTTATTAGAAGATTTAGATGAAGAAGCAAAAGAAATCGTTTCATTTCTTGAAGAAAATGAATATGAGGTAATTAGAGTTCGTAATATCAGTGAGGCGGAAAAAGAAATAAAAAATAGATTTTTTGATTTGGTCATTCTTGATATTATGATTGATGGAAAACCAGAGGGGATTACTTTCGCTCAAAGAATAAATAAAGAAGGAGTTGATGTTCCTTTTTTATTCCTTACAAGTATGCAAAGCCGAGCACTTTTTGAAGAAGCAAAATTAACGAATCCACTTGTATATCTATTAAAACCATTCAATAAATTAGAGTTACTGTACACCCTAGAATTGGCTATAGAATCATGTTATGACCAAAATAACAGTATTAGTTATGATGATGAAAATGCTGTTTTAAGTCCAAAGTTTTTATTTATAAAACACAAGCGAAGTGTTGTTAAAGTTGATGTAGATTCCATAGATTATGTAGATGTAAAAGAAAAATACTGTAACTTACAATGTGGAGAAAGTAGATATTTAGTGAAATTATCATTAGTACGGTTAAAAGAAATACTCAATAATGATAATTTTAGACAAGTACATAGAAATTACTTGGTGAATATGAAAAGCATTAAAGAAATTTATCTTGAAGACAACTTAATTATTTTAAATAACTTAGAGAAGATTCCTTTTAGTGAGAGATACAAGAACGCATTCGTTAGAGATAATACTATTTTTAGATAA
- a CDS encoding DNA gyrase/topoisomerase IV subunit A: protein MSEENSNYEHEEELTNENQADPTESITKVTGMYKDWFLDYASYVILERAVPSIEDGFKPVQRRIMHSMKDLDDGRYNKVANIVGHTMQYHPHGDASIADAMVQMGQKELLIDMQGNWGNILTGDRAAASRYIEARLSKFALDVVFNAKTTEWQLSYDGRKNEPVNLPVKFPLLLAQGAEGIAVGLSTKILPHNFNELIDASIKYLKGRSFTLVPDFLTGGIADVSNYNDGKRGGKVRVRAKISQLDKKTLVITEVPFGTTTSSLIDSILKANDKGKIKIKKIEDNTAANVEILVHLPPNISPDKTIDALYAFTSCESSISPLSCIIEDNKPIFIGVSEVLKKSTDFTVELLKRELEIQLNELEEQWHFSSLERIFIENRIYRDIEEQETWEGVIKAIDLGLKPHTKHLKRAVTEEDIVKLTEIRIKKISKFDIDKAKQFIESLEEKIAEVKHHLDTLIDFAIDYFKELKAKYGKGKERKTEIRIFDDIVATKVVMRNSKLYVNREEGFIGTSLRKDEFVADCADIDDIIVFKEDGSMVVTKVDSKTFVGKGIIHVAVFKKKDKRTVYNLIYKDGTRGPSYMKRFNVTSVTRDKEYDLTNGSKGSKVLYFSANPNGEAELVTVLLRAVGSIKKLKWDLDFADLAIKGRSVRGNLVSKHSIKKIEFKEAGVSTLKPRKIWFDDAVQRLNVDERGELLGEFRAEDKILIINQSGKIKAVTPDLAMHFDNGMIVLEKWKPKKPISVIYYDGYKERYFVKRFLLENSDKEEIFITDHEKTQLQIVATDYRPVAEIIFSKRSLPKMEVNFEEFISIKGIKATGNQLTQAKIRTVNLLDPLPFEEPEEKIEEIEVNEEETMESSDEINKLKENKSNKALQAAIKKKKDSNDEENQTALF from the coding sequence ATGAGCGAAGAAAATAGTAATTACGAACACGAAGAAGAATTAACAAACGAAAATCAAGCTGATCCTACAGAGTCCATAACTAAGGTGACAGGAATGTATAAAGATTGGTTTTTAGACTATGCTTCTTATGTAATTTTAGAACGTGCTGTTCCCTCTATCGAAGATGGTTTTAAACCTGTACAAAGAAGGATTATGCATTCCATGAAGGATTTAGATGATGGTCGTTATAACAAAGTAGCGAATATTGTTGGTCATACGATGCAATATCATCCACATGGAGATGCTTCTATAGCTGATGCTATGGTACAAATGGGACAAAAAGAGTTGTTAATTGACATGCAAGGGAACTGGGGAAATATCTTAACAGGAGATAGAGCCGCAGCTTCACGTTATATTGAAGCACGTTTGTCTAAATTCGCATTAGATGTTGTTTTCAATGCAAAGACAACAGAATGGCAGCTTTCTTATGATGGAAGAAAAAATGAACCTGTGAATCTTCCCGTGAAGTTTCCATTACTTTTAGCACAAGGAGCAGAAGGAATTGCAGTTGGTTTGTCTACAAAAATTTTACCACACAATTTTAATGAATTAATTGATGCTTCTATCAAATATTTAAAAGGTCGCAGTTTCACGCTAGTTCCAGATTTTTTAACTGGTGGAATTGCTGATGTTTCAAATTATAACGATGGTAAAAGAGGAGGGAAGGTTCGTGTAAGAGCAAAAATTTCTCAATTAGACAAAAAAACGTTGGTAATTACAGAAGTTCCTTTCGGAACAACAACTTCTTCTTTAATTGATAGCATCCTAAAAGCTAATGATAAAGGGAAGATCAAAATTAAAAAGATTGAAGATAATACGGCTGCTAACGTAGAAATTTTAGTCCATTTACCACCAAATATATCACCAGATAAAACAATAGATGCATTATACGCTTTTACAAGTTGTGAAAGTTCAATCTCACCATTATCCTGTATTATTGAAGATAATAAACCAATTTTCATAGGAGTTTCGGAAGTTCTTAAAAAATCTACTGATTTTACGGTAGAACTATTAAAGCGTGAGTTAGAAATCCAGTTAAATGAATTAGAAGAACAATGGCATTTTTCATCTTTAGAACGAATTTTTATTGAGAATAGAATTTATCGTGATATTGAGGAGCAAGAAACTTGGGAAGGTGTAATTAAGGCTATCGATTTAGGTTTAAAACCCCATACAAAGCACTTAAAAAGAGCCGTTACAGAGGAGGATATTGTAAAATTAACAGAAATCAGAATAAAAAAGATCTCTAAGTTTGATATCGATAAAGCGAAGCAATTCATTGAAAGTTTAGAAGAGAAAATAGCAGAAGTAAAGCATCATTTAGACACTCTTATTGATTTTGCAATTGATTATTTCAAAGAATTAAAAGCTAAATATGGCAAAGGAAAAGAGCGTAAAACCGAAATCAGAATTTTTGATGACATCGTTGCAACGAAAGTTGTAATGCGAAATTCAAAACTTTATGTAAATCGGGAAGAGGGTTTTATTGGAACTTCTCTGCGTAAAGATGAGTTTGTTGCAGATTGTGCTGATATTGATGATATCATTGTTTTCAAAGAAGATGGTTCTATGGTTGTTACGAAAGTTGATTCTAAAACTTTTGTAGGAAAAGGAATCATCCATGTAGCTGTATTCAAGAAAAAGGATAAACGAACAGTTTATAATCTCATTTATAAAGATGGAACTCGTGGACCAAGTTACATGAAACGTTTTAATGTAACTTCTGTGACTAGAGATAAAGAATACGATTTAACCAATGGCAGTAAAGGCTCTAAAGTGTTGTACTTTTCAGCAAACCCAAATGGTGAAGCAGAATTAGTAACAGTGTTATTAAGGGCAGTTGGAAGTATTAAGAAACTAAAATGGGATTTAGATTTTGCTGATTTAGCAATAAAAGGTAGATCTGTTCGTGGAAATTTAGTTTCCAAACATAGTATAAAGAAAATTGAATTTAAGGAAGCAGGAGTTTCTACATTAAAACCACGTAAAATTTGGTTTGATGATGCAGTTCAACGTTTAAATGTTGATGAACGAGGTGAGTTGCTTGGCGAATTTAGAGCAGAGGACAAGATTTTAATAATAAATCAATCGGGAAAAATAAAAGCTGTTACTCCAGATTTAGCGATGCATTTCGATAACGGTATGATTGTTTTAGAAAAATGGAAACCCAAAAAACCTATTTCTGTAATTTATTATGACGGATATAAAGAGCGCTATTTTGTAAAACGATTCTTGCTTGAAAATTCAGATAAAGAGGAAATCTTTATCACAGATCATGAAAAGACACAGTTACAAATAGTCGCTACTGATTACAGACCAGTGGCTGAAATCATATTTTCGAAACGTAGCCTACCAAAAATGGAGGTAAATTTTGAAGAATTTATTTCTATCAAAGGAATTAAAGCAACGGGAAATCAGTTAACACAAGCGAAAATTAGAACTGTAAATTTATTAGATCCATTACCCTTTGAGGAACCAGAAGAAAAGATTGAAGAAATCGAAGTAAATGAAGAAGAAACAATGGAGTCTTCAGATGAAATTAATAAACTCAAGGAAAATAAATCTAATAAAGCTTTACAAGCAGCAATAAAAAAGAAAAAAGATAGTAACGACGAGGAAAATCAAACAGCATTATTTTAA
- a CDS encoding cysteine peptidase family C39 domain-containing protein: MLSLPTFRQRNQKDCGPSSLKIILKYYRKGTSIEYIR, translated from the coding sequence ATACTTAGTCTCCCTACTTTCAGGCAACGTAATCAAAAGGATTGCGGCCCTAGTAGTTTAAAAATTATTTTAAAATATTACCGGAAAGGAACTTCAATTGAATATATCCGTTAA
- a CDS encoding DUF1842 domain-containing protein, which produces MAILKEPKTLIDSAYLIKGTIGNVGMPGAPIAHFSLVVNATTGTVSGMAEITQAIDRPSIEVKVTGNVRSTGYGKVTKIANLTGEYIVSVPTPAIGSYLQKFTAYMDINDEWKGTGGFTYGNQKITDVPVTSEQ; this is translated from the coding sequence ATGGCTATTTTAAAAGAACCAAAAACATTAATTGACTCGGCATATTTAATTAAAGGAACTATCGGAAACGTTGGGATGCCTGGTGCACCAATTGCGCATTTTTCTTTAGTAGTAAATGCTACGACTGGAACTGTAAGCGGAATGGCAGAAATTACCCAAGCTATTGATAGACCTTCAATTGAAGTGAAAGTCACAGGAAATGTCAGATCTACTGGATATGGTAAAGTAACTAAAATTGCTAATTTAACTGGTGAGTATATCGTATCTGTGCCAACACCAGCAATTGGTAGTTACTTACAAAAGTTTACTGCATACATGGACATTAATGATGAATGGAAAGGTACAGGTGGATTCACTTACGGAAATCAAAAAATAACTGATGTTCCAGTAACATCAGAACAATAA
- a CDS encoding DUF2834 domain-containing protein, which translates to MKLKYLYLALAIVGICYTWYYNIQYFQYAEDPSLANFFADAKINFAGKSLSADLLVVVLTFFAFYIPDAIKLKIRYWWILIPFTFIIAVAFTFPLYLYMRCNALEKQKTSE; encoded by the coding sequence ATGAAATTAAAGTATTTGTATTTGGCATTAGCGATTGTAGGAATTTGTTATACTTGGTATTATAATATTCAATATTTTCAGTATGCCGAAGATCCATCCCTTGCTAATTTTTTTGCAGATGCTAAAATTAATTTTGCTGGCAAATCTTTAAGTGCAGATTTACTTGTAGTGGTTCTTACTTTTTTCGCTTTTTATATTCCTGATGCTATTAAGTTAAAAATTAGATACTGGTGGATTTTAATTCCATTTACTTTTATTATCGCCGTGGCATTCACTTTTCCATTGTATTTATACATGCGATGTAATGCTTTAGAAAAACAAAAAACGAGTGAATAA
- a CDS encoding mechanosensitive ion channel family protein: MNNLFPFIVDLKSPTGILAYILLVVLVSWLISRIIRYCILLFINSKQSDRFGRTSIQFLRNSVKFFVGLVALVVVVMTIPSLRSKATLIFSGAGIIAAIIGFAAQAALSNLIAGAFIVIFKPFRVGDYIKLDDTRVGIVEDITLRHTVINNFENKRLIIPNSVISTDSVLNHTIQDSNVLSFNNFKLGLRADIDLARLIIQEEAIKLPMVMDDDASTIDVRVIDIHESFIHMRAYVWMNEPFQEFRGKCALKEAVHKRFISEGVDLPIPISKIEKIGDNINND; this comes from the coding sequence GTGAATAATCTATTTCCTTTTATAGTTGATTTGAAAAGTCCAACAGGAATACTTGCTTATATTTTATTAGTAGTACTCGTTTCTTGGTTAATTTCTAGGATTATACGTTACTGTATTTTATTGTTTATTAACTCAAAACAATCGGATCGTTTTGGTAGAACCAGTATTCAATTTTTAAGAAATTCAGTAAAGTTTTTTGTTGGATTAGTTGCTTTAGTAGTTGTTGTAATGACAATTCCATCCTTAAGAAGTAAAGCAACATTGATATTTTCAGGAGCTGGAATTATTGCAGCGATTATAGGTTTCGCTGCACAAGCCGCTTTATCCAACTTAATTGCTGGTGCGTTTATTGTAATTTTTAAACCTTTTCGTGTAGGTGATTATATTAAATTAGATGATACAAGAGTTGGTATTGTTGAAGATATCACACTTCGCCATACCGTAATTAATAATTTTGAAAATAAGAGGTTAATTATTCCTAATTCGGTGATTAGTACAGATTCTGTTTTAAATCACACGATTCAAGATTCCAATGTTTTAAGTTTCAATAATTTTAAATTAGGATTGCGCGCTGATATTGATTTAGCTAGATTGATTATTCAAGAAGAAGCAATAAAATTACCTATGGTAATGGATGATGATGCTTCAACTATCGATGTTCGAGTTATTGATATTCACGAGAGTTTTATTCACATGAGAGCTTATGTATGGATGAATGAACCATTTCAAGAATTTCGAGGAAAATGTGCGTTGAAAGAGGCTGTACATAAACGATTTATCAGCGAAGGTGTAGATTTACCTATACCTATAAGTAAAATAGAAAAAATAGGAGATAATATTAATAACGACTGA
- a CDS encoding DNA topoisomerase IV subunit B has product MTQETKYTEDNIRSLDWKEHIRMRPGMYIGKLGDGSSPDDGIYILVKEVLDNSIDEFVMGTGKTIEVSIQGNKVVVRDYGRGIPLGKVVDVVSKMNTGGKYDSRAFKKSVGLNGVGTKAVNALSTYFKVESTRDGKSASAEFEKGNLTSQETLEETTRRRGTKVTFVADDAIFKNYKYRPEYVIRLLKNYVYLNPGLTIVFNGEKYYSKNGLKDLLEDNNNKEDMLYPIIHLKGDDIEVAMTHSKTQYSEEYHSFVNGQNTTQGGTHQAAFREAVVKTIRDFYGKNFDASDVRKSIIAAISIKVMEPVFESQTKTKLGSTEMGGDLPTVRTYINDFIKTKLDNFLHKNQEIAEILQKKIIQAEKERKELSGIRKLARDRAKKASLHNKKLRDCRIHFGDTKKEDYLNTTLFITEGDSASGSITKSRNVNTQAVFSLKGKPLNSYGLTKKIVYENEEFNLLQAALNIEDGLEGLRYNNIVIATDADVDGMHIRLLLITFFLQFFPEVIKEGHLYILETPLFRVRNKKETHYCYSETEKQEAIQKLRGKPEITRFKGLGEISPNEFVHFIGEDMRLDPVMLDKEMSIEQMLQFYMGKNTPDRQKFIIQNLKVEQDLVSTDN; this is encoded by the coding sequence ATGACGCAAGAAACAAAATATACCGAAGATAATATACGTTCACTCGACTGGAAAGAGCATATCCGTATGCGACCGGGAATGTATATTGGTAAATTAGGAGATGGTTCATCACCTGACGATGGTATTTACATCTTAGTGAAAGAGGTGCTCGATAATTCCATTGACGAGTTTGTGATGGGTACAGGTAAAACCATTGAAGTTTCTATTCAAGGAAATAAAGTAGTTGTTCGAGATTATGGACGTGGTATTCCATTAGGAAAAGTTGTAGATGTAGTTTCTAAAATGAATACTGGAGGTAAATATGATTCTAGAGCTTTTAAGAAATCAGTTGGTTTAAATGGAGTTGGTACGAAGGCAGTAAACGCACTTTCAACATATTTTAAAGTTGAAAGTACTCGCGATGGAAAATCTGCATCAGCAGAGTTTGAAAAAGGAAATCTTACTAGTCAAGAAACCCTAGAGGAAACAACAAGAAGAAGAGGAACGAAGGTAACTTTTGTTGCTGATGATGCAATTTTTAAAAATTATAAGTATCGCCCAGAGTATGTAATTCGTTTACTTAAAAATTACGTATACCTGAATCCAGGTTTAACAATAGTATTCAACGGAGAAAAGTATTATTCTAAGAATGGATTAAAAGATTTATTGGAAGACAACAATAATAAAGAAGATATGTTGTATCCAATCATTCATTTAAAAGGAGATGATATTGAAGTTGCTATGACACATAGTAAAACTCAATATTCTGAAGAATATCATTCCTTTGTAAATGGACAAAACACAACCCAAGGAGGAACACATCAAGCAGCTTTTCGAGAAGCTGTTGTAAAAACAATTCGTGATTTTTATGGTAAAAATTTTGATGCTTCTGATGTTCGTAAATCCATTATAGCAGCTATTTCTATAAAAGTAATGGAACCTGTTTTTGAAAGTCAAACAAAAACAAAATTGGGTTCTACAGAAATGGGAGGAGATTTACCAACTGTTAGGACCTATATCAACGATTTTATAAAAACAAAGCTGGATAATTTCTTACATAAGAACCAAGAAATTGCTGAGATTCTTCAAAAGAAAATTATACAAGCTGAAAAAGAACGTAAAGAATTATCTGGTATTCGAAAACTGGCAAGAGATAGAGCTAAGAAAGCTAGTTTACACAATAAAAAACTTCGAGATTGCAGAATTCATTTTGGAGATACTAAAAAAGAAGACTATTTAAACACAACTTTATTTATTACCGAGGGTGATTCTGCATCTGGGTCTATTACCAAGTCAAGAAATGTTAATACTCAAGCTGTTTTTAGTTTGAAGGGAAAACCTTTAAATTCATACGGATTAACAAAAAAGATTGTGTATGAAAATGAAGAGTTTAATTTATTGCAAGCTGCTTTAAATATCGAAGATGGCTTAGAAGGTTTACGATATAATAATATTGTAATTGCTACCGATGCCGATGTCGATGGAATGCACATCCGTTTATTATTAATTACATTCTTTTTACAATTCTTTCCTGAAGTAATTAAAGAAGGACATTTATATATTTTGGAAACTCCATTATTTAGAGTTCGAAATAAAAAAGAAACTCATTACTGTTATTCTGAGACAGAGAAGCAGGAAGCAATACAAAAATTAAGAGGAAAGCCTGAAATTACGCGATTTAAAGGTTTAGGGGAGATTTCTCCAAACGAATTCGTTCACTTTATTGGGGAAGATATGCGTTTGGATCCTGTCATGTTAGATAAAGAAATGTCTATTGAACAGATGTTACAGTTTTACATGGGAAAAAACACACCAGATCGTCAAAAATTTATCATTCAAAATTTAAAAGTAGAACAGGATTTGGTTTCTACTGATAATTAA
- the guaB gene encoding IMP dehydrogenase — protein MNAHASKFVGEGLTYDDVLLVPAYSEILPREVSIQTNFTRNIKINVPIVSAAMDTVTESSMAIAIAREGGIGVLHKNMTIEQQANEVRKVKRAESGMIIDPITLPLDAVVLDAKKAMKEHKIGGIPVVDDEKKLVGIVTNRDLRFEKENERAITEVMTSENLITVAEGTSLQQAEIILQSNKIEKLPVVNDNYKLVGLITFRDITKTTQKPIANKDSLGRLRVAAALGVTFDAVDRAEALVNAGVDAVIIDTAHGHTKGVVTVLKSVKEKFPKLDVVVGNIATPEAAKYLVEAGADAVKVGIGPGSICTTRVVAGVGFPQFSAVLEVAAAIKGSGVPVIADGGIRYTGDIPKAIAAGADCVMLGSLLAGTKESPGETIIYEGRKFKSYRGMGSVEAMKKGSKDRYFQDVEDDIKKLVPEGIVGRVPYKGELFESIHQFVGGLRAGMGYCGAKDIETLKATGKFVRITASGINESHPHDVAITKEAPNYSRR, from the coding sequence ATGAACGCCCACGCATCTAAATTTGTAGGAGAAGGATTAACATACGATGATGTTCTTTTAGTACCAGCCTACTCAGAAATACTTCCAAGAGAAGTAAGCATTCAAACAAATTTTACTAGAAATATCAAAATTAACGTTCCTATTGTATCGGCTGCAATGGATACAGTAACCGAAAGTTCCATGGCAATTGCTATTGCTCGTGAAGGAGGAATAGGAGTGTTACATAAAAATATGACCATTGAGCAGCAAGCAAATGAAGTTAGAAAGGTAAAAAGAGCGGAAAGTGGAATGATTATCGATCCGATTACTTTACCACTGGACGCTGTTGTTTTAGATGCAAAAAAAGCAATGAAAGAACACAAAATTGGTGGTATTCCTGTTGTAGATGATGAGAAGAAATTAGTTGGAATTGTAACGAATAGAGATTTACGTTTTGAAAAAGAAAACGAACGTGCGATAACTGAGGTGATGACGTCTGAAAACTTAATTACTGTCGCAGAAGGAACTTCATTACAACAAGCAGAAATCATTCTTCAAAGTAATAAAATCGAAAAATTGCCTGTTGTAAATGACAATTACAAATTAGTCGGATTAATTACCTTTAGAGATATTACCAAAACTACACAAAAACCAATTGCAAATAAGGATAGTTTAGGAAGATTAAGAGTTGCAGCTGCTTTAGGTGTAACTTTTGACGCAGTTGATCGTGCAGAAGCATTGGTGAATGCTGGCGTTGATGCCGTTATTATTGATACAGCCCATGGTCATACAAAAGGAGTTGTTACAGTATTAAAAAGTGTAAAAGAGAAGTTTCCAAAATTAGATGTTGTAGTGGGAAATATTGCAACACCTGAAGCTGCAAAATATTTAGTAGAAGCAGGTGCAGATGCTGTAAAGGTTGGAATTGGCCCAGGTTCTATATGTACGACTAGAGTTGTTGCTGGTGTTGGATTTCCTCAGTTTTCGGCAGTTCTAGAAGTGGCTGCAGCAATTAAAGGAAGTGGAGTTCCTGTAATCGCTGATGGTGGAATTCGTTATACAGGAGATATTCCTAAAGCAATCGCGGCTGGTGCAGATTGTGTTATGTTAGGTTCGTTATTAGCAGGAACAAAAGAAAGTCCTGGAGAAACAATTATTTACGAAGGAAGAAAGTTTAAATCTTATCGTGGAATGGGATCTGTTGAGGCAATGAAAAAAGGTTCAAAAGATCGTTATTTTCAAGATGTGGAAGATGATATTAAAAAATTAGTTCCAGAAGGAATAGTAGGACGTGTGCCTTACAAAGGCGAACTATTTGAAAGTATTCATCAATTTGTAGGAGGTTTAAGAGCGGGAATGGGATATTGTGGAGCAAAAGATATAGAAACATTGAAAGCTACTGGAAAGTTTGTTCGAATAACAGCAAGTGGTATTAACGAAAGTCATCCACATGATGTTGCCATTACTAAAGAAGCTCCAAATTATAGTAGAAGATAA